Proteins from a single region of Gammaproteobacteria bacterium:
- a CDS encoding zf-HC2 domain-containing protein, whose protein sequence is MDCQQILKQLDDYLDGLLRPEMDIALERHIRQCRQCRALLERENDVRRALRNLPAPEPSDAFFDRAIAQAVTHERRRLGWRIPGAALAASIMLIFAVNVLYKSDAPPAQEIPGLMIALNQAQEVSLVFESEHAMENARFTIELPDGVEVSGYPGQRELSWEGGLAQGKNLLVLPVEAHSGHGGELVAVVTHTGKRKNFALRLDVLPPQDVPAAGLPDQVAVPVTVM, encoded by the coding sequence ATGGATTGCCAACAGATCCTCAAGCAACTGGACGATTATCTCGACGGCTTGCTGAGGCCTGAGATGGACATCGCGCTTGAGCGGCATATCCGCCAATGCCGGCAATGCCGTGCCCTGCTGGAGCGGGAGAATGACGTCCGCCGCGCGCTGCGCAACCTGCCTGCCCCGGAGCCCTCCGATGCGTTTTTCGACCGCGCCATCGCGCAGGCGGTCACACACGAGCGCCGACGCCTGGGATGGCGCATCCCGGGTGCGGCACTCGCGGCAAGCATCATGTTGATATTTGCGGTGAATGTCTTGTATAAATCCGACGCACCGCCTGCGCAGGAAATCCCCGGGCTGATGATCGCACTGAACCAGGCCCAGGAGGTAAGTCTGGTATTTGAGTCCGAGCACGCCATGGAGAATGCCCGTTTTACTATAGAGCTACCCGATGGCGTCGAAGTCAGCGGTTATCCCGGCCAGCGCGAGCTCAGTTGGGAAGGCGGGCTGGCGCAAGGAAAGAATCTTCTGGTGCTGCCGGTCGAGGCGCACAGCGGCCACGGCGGCGAACTGGTCGCCGTAGTGACGCACACCGGGAAGAGAAAGAATTTTGCCCTGAGGCTGGACGTGCTGCCGCCACAGGATGTGCCAGCCGCCGGTCTTCCGGATCAGGTTGCGGTGCCAGTTACGGTAATGTGA
- a CDS encoding RNA polymerase sigma factor, which translates to MHRKSTAGDKGRSEQSAFETLVRPHLKPLFRLAYRLTRSREDAEDLLQELLLKLYPRRQELMEVDRLRPWLSRVMYRIFVDNHRRYSRSPVHLAVDHGADAHSSDPIDNLPGVEGNPELETEQSVLTRHLLQVIDRLSEDHRHVLGLHDIEGYTLEEMQVILDCPIGTLKSRLHRARARLRELLIHLEDERQPRPEKNKSVSFI; encoded by the coding sequence TTGCACCGTAAATCCACCGCAGGCGATAAGGGACGGTCTGAGCAATCAGCCTTTGAAACCCTGGTCCGCCCCCATCTCAAACCGCTTTTCCGGCTCGCCTACCGCCTCACCCGGAGCCGGGAAGACGCGGAGGACCTGCTTCAGGAGCTGTTGCTTAAGCTGTATCCGCGCCGTCAGGAACTGATGGAAGTCGATCGGCTTCGCCCCTGGCTGAGCCGCGTCATGTACCGTATCTTCGTCGACAACCACCGACGCTATTCCCGCTCCCCTGTCCATCTGGCTGTCGATCATGGCGCCGATGCGCACAGCTCCGATCCGATCGACAATCTCCCCGGCGTGGAAGGTAACCCGGAGCTCGAAACCGAACAAAGCGTTCTGACTCGACACCTGCTGCAGGTCATCGACAGACTGAGTGAAGATCACCGGCACGTCCTCGGCCTGCACGACATCGAAGGCTATACCCTGGAAGAGATGCAAGTGATCCTTGATTGCCCGATTGGCACCCTTAAATCCCGCCTGCACCGGGCTCGAGCGCGCTTGCGCGAATTGCTGATTCATCTGGAAGATGAACGCCAGCCACGGCCAGAAAAAAATAAATCGGTGTCATTCATATAG
- the rpsU gene encoding 30S ribosomal protein S21 yields MPNVRVRDNEPFEVALRRFKRICEKSGVLSEIRRREFYEKPTSVRKRKAAAAVKRQQKRTSMERARFSRPHS; encoded by the coding sequence ATGCCTAATGTTCGCGTGAGAGACAACGAGCCGTTCGAAGTGGCGTTGCGCCGCTTCAAGCGTATCTGTGAAAAAAGCGGTGTTCTGTCCGAGATACGCCGGCGGGAGTTTTATGAAAAGCCCACCTCGGTTCGCAAGCGCAAGGCCGCGGCTGCGGTCAAACGCCAGCAGAAGCGCACATCGATGGAGCGTGCTCGTTTCTCCCGCCCTCATTCTTGA
- a CDS encoding GatB/YqeY domain-containing protein gives METSIKRRLQEDMKTAMRARDSQRLGIIRLINAAIKQREVDERIALDDEQVIVVLSKMIKQRNDSIDQYGKAGRQDLVDKEAYEIKVIEEYLPPALSEEELTGLIDRAVAQTGAQSVKDMGKVMSVLKPLVQGRADMGVVGARIKARLG, from the coding sequence ATGGAAACATCGATCAAGCGTCGCCTGCAGGAAGACATGAAAACCGCCATGCGTGCCAGGGACAGCCAGCGCCTGGGCATCATCCGGCTCATCAACGCGGCGATCAAGCAGCGTGAGGTCGACGAACGCATCGCCCTTGATGATGAACAGGTCATCGTCGTACTTAGCAAGATGATCAAGCAGCGCAATGACTCCATCGACCAGTACGGCAAGGCCGGACGCCAGGATCTGGTCGATAAGGAAGCCTATGAAATCAAGGTCATAGAAGAATACCTCCCTCCCGCGCTCTCGGAAGAGGAACTGACCGGCCTGATCGATCGGGCGGTGGCCCAGACGGGTGCGCAGTCAGTCAAAGACATGGGCAAGGTCATGAGTGTGTTGAAGCCGCTGGTTCAGGGACGCGCCGATATGGGAGTGGTCGGAGCCCGGATCAAGGCCAGGCTCGGTTAG
- a CDS encoding DNA primase, producing MAGRIPQDFIDGLTARVDIVEVIDSYVALRKAGREYVARCPFHEEKTPSFTVSPEKQFYHCFGCGAHGTVIGFMMEYCHLDFVDAVHELAQRVGLEVPQAPGSDRARQGGESFDILREAAHYFRRQLRDHPRGKLAVDYLKGRGVAGDTATEFAIGYAPAGWDNLSGSLGGMFGAEALAAAGLLIKRDQGGYYDRFRDRVMFPIRDVRGRVIGFGGRVIGDDTPKYLNSPETDLFHKGRELYGLYEARSSIKQLERLLVVEGYMDVVMLAQHGIRYAVATLGTATTPQHLERMFRLVPEVVFCFDGDRAGREAAWRALEQALPALRDGWQARFMFVPEGDDPDSLVRKEHREVFETRVENAITLSTFFYDTLVGRADISSIDGRARLVELVRPYLARLAPGVFRQLMIDRLAELSRLNPDVLAGMLSGKQGSSRPAGRPRGPQGERTVVSLVRRAISHLLRKPALAQHAVDYKRLISMETPGVGLLVEMLDLLQVNPHFTTAIVLEHWRDHEHAKALARLAREESLVPYEELDREFLEALHRLQLGYVEQQIGTLNSRPRDAWSQQEKEELTRLLQEKKSLKQLVMDMSTVE from the coding sequence ATGGCAGGCAGGATTCCCCAGGACTTCATCGATGGATTGACCGCCCGCGTCGACATCGTAGAAGTGATAGACAGTTACGTAGCCCTGCGCAAGGCCGGGCGCGAATATGTGGCGCGCTGCCCGTTTCACGAAGAAAAAACCCCGTCTTTCACGGTCAGTCCCGAGAAACAGTTTTATCATTGCTTCGGCTGCGGTGCCCACGGAACCGTTATCGGTTTCATGATGGAGTACTGCCATCTCGATTTCGTCGACGCGGTCCATGAGCTTGCCCAGAGAGTCGGACTGGAGGTCCCCCAGGCGCCTGGCAGCGACCGGGCCCGGCAGGGCGGTGAATCCTTCGATATCCTGCGGGAGGCGGCGCACTATTTCCGCCGCCAGCTGCGTGATCACCCGCGGGGAAAGCTGGCAGTAGACTATCTCAAGGGACGCGGCGTCGCCGGGGATACCGCCACCGAGTTTGCGATCGGTTATGCCCCCGCAGGATGGGACAATCTGTCCGGTTCCCTTGGCGGCATGTTCGGTGCGGAGGCGCTGGCGGCGGCGGGACTGCTCATCAAGCGCGATCAGGGCGGATACTACGATCGCTTTCGTGACCGCGTCATGTTTCCCATCCGGGATGTTCGCGGCCGGGTGATCGGATTCGGCGGCCGGGTGATCGGCGACGACACACCGAAGTACCTGAACTCTCCGGAGACAGACCTCTTTCATAAAGGGCGCGAACTTTACGGGCTGTACGAGGCGCGCAGCAGCATCAAGCAACTTGAACGCCTGCTTGTGGTCGAAGGTTACATGGATGTGGTCATGCTGGCGCAGCATGGAATCCGTTATGCCGTTGCGACCCTCGGCACCGCGACCACTCCGCAGCATCTGGAGCGCATGTTCAGGCTGGTGCCGGAGGTGGTCTTCTGTTTTGACGGTGACCGGGCCGGCCGCGAGGCAGCATGGCGCGCCCTCGAGCAGGCACTGCCTGCTCTGCGGGACGGGTGGCAGGCGCGCTTCATGTTTGTTCCCGAGGGTGATGACCCGGATTCGCTGGTGCGCAAGGAACACAGGGAGGTGTTTGAAACACGTGTTGAGAACGCAATCACGCTTTCCACTTTCTTCTATGACACGCTGGTAGGGCGTGCCGATATATCGAGCATAGATGGTCGGGCTCGATTGGTGGAACTGGTGCGCCCCTATCTTGCAAGGCTGGCCCCTGGGGTTTTCCGGCAGCTGATGATCGATCGTCTGGCGGAACTGTCGAGACTGAACCCCGATGTCCTGGCGGGAATGCTGTCAGGCAAGCAGGGGTCCAGCCGTCCCGCCGGACGCCCCCGGGGTCCTCAAGGCGAGCGTACGGTGGTCTCGCTGGTACGCAGGGCGATCTCCCATCTGTTGCGGAAACCCGCCTTGGCCCAGCATGCGGTAGATTACAAGCGGCTGATTAGTATGGAGACTCCCGGCGTAGGATTATTGGTGGAGATGCTTGATTTGTTGCAGGTTAACCCTCATTTCACAACAGCCATCGTGCTGGAGCATTGGCGCGACCACGAGCACGCCAAGGCGCTGGCCAGGCTGGCCCGGGAAGAGTCGCTGGTACCGTACGAAGAGCTGGATCGGGAGTTTCTTGAAGCCTTGCACCGCCTCCAGCTCGGTTATGTCGAGCAGCAGATCGGCACCCTGAACAGCCGTCCGCGGGACGCATGGAGTCAGCAGGAAAAGGAGGAGCTGACCCGGCTGCTACAGGAAAAGAAGTCGCTCAAACAGTTAGTTATGGATATGTCGACGGTCGAATGA
- the rpoD gene encoding RNA polymerase sigma factor RpoD, whose protein sequence is MKQDQQSQLKTLIAKGKEQGYLTYREVNDHLPNDIVDPEQIEDIIGMINDMGITVHEIAPDTESLLMNDAAVDGDDDAAEEAAAALASVDSEFGRTTDPVRMYMREMGTVELLTREGEIKIAKRIESGQRQMLLALTEYPDTVAEFLRSYQKVQANEARLGDLITGYVDPNQDENVNLPVAQAAVVEEEFVVEAVEVEGDEEGGEAGEAADTGPDPEVARVRFEELEKLYKKAMAAVEKQGRAHDKTAKLLRELTDCFMTFKLTQRMTDHLINNLRETVERIRAQEKIIMTVCVSNAHMPRKEFITSFPDNETDLNWLPRQIKAGKKHSRILEVHQDEILRAQKKLIGIQTESNMAINEIKDINRKMSIGEAKARRAKKEMVEANLRLVISIAKKYTNRGLQFLDLIQEGNIGLMKAVDKFEYRRGYKFSTYATWWIRQAITRSIADQARTIRIPVHMIETINKLNRISRQMLQEMGREATPDELAARMDMPEDKIRKVLKIAKEPISMETPIGDDEDSHLGDFIEDSNILSPPEAATIAGLREATTAVLESLTAREAKVLRMRFGIDMNTDHTLEEVGKQFDVTRERIRQIEAKALRKLRHPSRSEALRSFVD, encoded by the coding sequence ATGAAGCAGGATCAGCAGTCGCAACTCAAGACCTTGATCGCCAAGGGCAAGGAACAGGGTTATCTGACCTATCGCGAGGTCAATGATCACCTGCCCAACGACATCGTTGATCCCGAGCAGATCGAGGACATCATCGGCATGATCAACGACATGGGTATCACCGTGCACGAAATCGCGCCTGATACCGAAAGTCTGCTGATGAACGATGCGGCGGTGGACGGCGACGACGATGCCGCCGAGGAAGCAGCCGCTGCGCTGGCGAGCGTGGACAGCGAGTTCGGGCGCACGACTGACCCGGTGCGCATGTACATGCGTGAGATGGGTACTGTCGAGCTGCTGACCCGCGAAGGCGAGATCAAGATCGCCAAGCGCATTGAAAGTGGTCAGCGACAGATGTTGCTCGCCCTGACGGAGTACCCGGATACGGTCGCCGAGTTCCTGCGTTCCTATCAGAAAGTGCAGGCGAACGAGGCGCGTCTGGGCGACCTGATCACCGGCTATGTCGATCCCAACCAGGATGAAAACGTCAATTTACCGGTCGCGCAGGCGGCGGTAGTCGAAGAAGAGTTCGTCGTGGAAGCGGTCGAGGTGGAGGGCGACGAGGAGGGCGGAGAAGCCGGCGAGGCCGCGGACACCGGCCCGGATCCCGAAGTAGCCCGTGTGCGCTTCGAGGAGCTGGAGAAGCTGTACAAGAAGGCCATGGCGGCGGTGGAAAAACAGGGGCGGGCCCATGACAAGACCGCCAAGCTGCTCAGGGAACTGACCGACTGTTTCATGACCTTCAAGCTCACCCAGCGCATGACGGATCATCTGATCAACAACCTGCGTGAAACGGTGGAGCGCATCCGCGCGCAGGAAAAGATCATCATGACGGTGTGCGTGAGCAACGCGCACATGCCGCGCAAGGAGTTCATCACCTCCTTCCCCGACAACGAGACAGATCTCAACTGGCTGCCGCGCCAGATCAAGGCGGGCAAGAAACACTCCAGGATTCTGGAGGTGCACCAGGACGAGATCCTGCGCGCGCAGAAGAAGCTGATCGGGATCCAGACCGAATCAAACATGGCCATCAACGAGATCAAGGACATCAATCGCAAGATGTCCATCGGCGAGGCCAAGGCGCGCCGCGCCAAGAAGGAGATGGTCGAGGCCAACCTCCGCCTGGTGATCTCGATCGCCAAGAAGTACACCAATCGCGGCCTGCAGTTCCTCGACCTGATCCAGGAAGGCAACATCGGCCTGATGAAGGCCGTGGACAAGTTTGAATACCGCCGCGGTTATAAATTCTCAACCTACGCCACATGGTGGATCCGTCAGGCCATCACCCGCTCGATCGCGGACCAGGCGCGCACCATCCGCATCCCGGTGCACATGATCGAGACGATCAACAAGCTCAACCGCATCTCGCGCCAGATGCTGCAGGAGATGGGGCGCGAGGCGACGCCGGACGAACTGGCTGCGCGCATGGACATGCCCGAGGACAAGATCCGCAAGGTGCTTAAGATCGCCAAGGAGCCGATTTCGATGGAGACCCCGATCGGTGACGACGAGGATTCCCACCTGGGCGATTTCATTGAGGACTCGAACATCCTGTCGCCGCCCGAGGCGGCCACCATCGCCGGTCTGCGCGAGGCGACCACCGCTGTGCTCGAGAGCCTGACCGCGCGCGAGGCCAAGGTGCTGCGCATGCGCTTCGGCATCGACATGAACACCGACCACACGCTGGAGGAGGTCGGCAAGCAGTTCGACGTCACGCGCGAGCGCATCCGCCAGATCGAGGCCAAGGCCCTGCGCAAGCTGCGTCACCCGAGCCGTTCGGAGGCCTTGCGCAGTTTCGTGGATTAA
- a CDS encoding thermostable hemolysin translates to MNTSAEINTGSARCAVSALPRLGEPHTTLTLATHGRGDPLRPVMEGFVRDRFRRAYGAEVESFCPELLSLVCEDQSLCAVAGVRPAADERLYSEYYLDTDVEAFLAEQLGRSGIPRASIVEVGNLAPASVGQARWLIATLTAYLYSSGFEWVVFTAIPPIYNAFVRLGLPLKIHAQADITRLPPEVRDQWGSYYEAGPVVCYGDIAEGFRQLGAAIHPDRRKLWSLWLDAQRLGNHEAGTTSFRAVGGE, encoded by the coding sequence ATGAATACATCAGCAGAAATCAACACGGGGTCCGCGCGGTGCGCGGTATCGGCGTTGCCGCGCCTGGGTGAGCCGCATACGACGCTGACACTGGCCACGCATGGTCGCGGCGATCCCCTGCGCCCGGTCATGGAGGGCTTCGTGCGCGACCGTTTCCGTCGCGCCTACGGAGCGGAGGTTGAAAGCTTTTGTCCGGAACTGCTCAGTCTGGTGTGCGAAGACCAATCCCTGTGCGCCGTGGCAGGGGTGCGGCCGGCGGCGGACGAGCGGCTGTACTCCGAGTATTACCTCGATACCGATGTCGAGGCGTTTCTCGCGGAGCAGCTGGGCCGATCCGGTATTCCCCGCGCCTCCATCGTCGAGGTGGGTAATCTGGCCCCGGCAAGCGTCGGACAGGCGCGCTGGCTGATTGCGACCCTGACTGCATACCTCTATTCATCCGGTTTTGAATGGGTGGTGTTCACCGCCATTCCGCCCATCTATAACGCATTCGTCCGCCTTGGACTGCCGTTGAAGATCCATGCCCAGGCGGATATCACGCGCCTGCCACCCGAGGTGCGCGACCAGTGGGGCAGCTATTACGAGGCGGGTCCTGTGGTGTGCTACGGCGATATCGCCGAGGGCTTCCGCCAGCTGGGCGCCGCCATCCACCCGGATAGACGCAAACTCTGGAGCCTGTGGCTGGACGCACAGCGGCTCGGAAACCATGAAGCCGGAACGACTTCGTTCCGTGCAGTGGGGGGTGAATGA
- a CDS encoding AMP-binding protein → MSRLITRLRVHAQERPDAPAVAGEHVSLGYARLVDEVENLAARLPGRCLGLLLDNGPAWVIADLAALTGNIICIPLPGFFTDEQLVHTVRDAGVDCLLTDQPERLARIAIGVVSTAVEVAGETLALGVLPGAIAAIGYSDMAKVTYTSGSTGEPRGVCVSCQALEHKVEILARATGATETDVSLCLTPLSTLLENLGGVYVPLLAGALCRVPRLSSVGLSGSSGLDVARLISALNSYLPSSVIVIPQQLRAMLAARARGANLPDSLRFIAVGGAPVARDLLLQARRDGLPVYQGYGLSEAVSVVALNTPGANRIGSAGRPLPGLTVRIAGDGEIMVRGDLFSGYLGDQPRGDDELTTGDLGYLDTEGYLYVTGRKKNAYATAYGRNVSPEWIEGQLLAQTALAQAVVFGESSPVNVALIVAMKGARAEDVGMAVEAANRSLPDYARVGRYVLAAEPFTIANGQLTGTGRPRRDELARRYADVLRPIMREAV, encoded by the coding sequence ATGAGCAGACTGATCACGCGCCTGCGCGTGCACGCACAGGAACGGCCGGATGCGCCCGCAGTAGCTGGCGAGCACGTGTCTCTCGGTTATGCCCGACTGGTCGATGAAGTCGAGAATCTGGCTGCGCGGTTGCCGGGGCGGTGTCTGGGTTTGTTGCTGGATAACGGACCGGCATGGGTTATTGCCGATCTCGCGGCGCTGACGGGAAATATCATATGTATTCCCCTGCCGGGGTTCTTCACCGATGAACAGCTCGTGCACACCGTACGCGATGCCGGCGTAGACTGCCTGCTCACCGATCAACCGGAGCGCCTTGCCCGGATTGCCATTGGCGTGGTGTCGACCGCAGTAGAGGTCGCCGGCGAAACGCTGGCCCTGGGTGTGCTGCCGGGCGCGATTGCGGCGATCGGTTACTCCGATATGGCAAAGGTCACCTATACCTCGGGCAGCACAGGTGAGCCGCGCGGGGTCTGCGTGTCTTGTCAGGCGCTGGAACACAAGGTCGAAATTCTGGCTCGCGCCACCGGCGCCACCGAAACAGACGTCAGTCTGTGTCTGACTCCGCTCTCCACCCTGCTGGAGAACCTCGGCGGTGTGTATGTGCCCTTGCTCGCGGGTGCGCTGTGCCGCGTGCCCCGCCTGAGTTCGGTCGGACTCTCAGGTTCCTCCGGCCTCGATGTGGCACGACTGATCAGTGCGTTGAACAGCTATCTCCCCAGCAGCGTGATCGTGATCCCGCAGCAGTTGCGCGCGATGCTGGCGGCGCGTGCGCGAGGTGCGAATCTGCCCGACAGCCTGCGCTTCATTGCCGTGGGAGGTGCGCCGGTGGCGCGGGATCTGCTGCTGCAAGCGCGGCGCGACGGGCTGCCGGTGTACCAGGGCTACGGGCTGTCAGAGGCGGTGTCGGTCGTCGCCCTTAATACGCCCGGCGCCAACCGTATCGGTTCGGCGGGCAGGCCACTTCCGGGCTTGACGGTGCGCATCGCCGGGGATGGCGAAATCATGGTGCGGGGCGATTTGTTCAGCGGTTACCTGGGCGACCAGCCGCGCGGAGATGATGAGCTGACCACTGGCGATCTCGGCTATCTCGATACCGAGGGCTATCTTTACGTGACCGGGCGCAAGAAGAACGCCTATGCGACAGCGTACGGACGTAATGTCTCCCCCGAATGGATCGAGGGCCAACTCTTGGCCCAGACGGCCTTGGCGCAGGCTGTGGTTTTCGGTGAGTCGAGCCCGGTCAATGTTGCGCTGATCGTCGCGATGAAGGGCGCGCGCGCCGAGGATGTCGGGATGGCGGTGGAGGCGGCGAACCGCAGTCTGCCGGATTACGCGCGCGTGGGCAGATACGTGCTCGCCGCGG